In the Populus nigra chromosome 2, ddPopNigr1.1, whole genome shotgun sequence genome, CGTGGTGAAGATTCATTATGGGAGAACCTCTACTACTAGACTTCATTAGTTGAAGGTCAAATTTAATGGTTACAAGAAGCATTAAAATAAGATGATGAGGCAACATCTAATAGTCATATCTAATACAACTAGTGAATTAAAGGGTGTTGACAATTAGTGAATTAAAGGGTGTTGACAACTAGTGAATTAAAGGGTGTTGGGCATGAGATGACTAATAAACAATAAGTCCAAGCTATGATCTGGTGTTTGCCAAGTAATTGGAAACACATATGTGGTAACCTTACCCACAATGACAACATCAAGATATTTGATGATGTAGCTCTTCATGTTGAGCTTAAAGAAGATTGACTTCTCGCTAAAAAGCCTGCAAACAAGGTTTTCATATTTGAGACTAAGATACGAGGAGCATATGGCTCTAAACATAAAAGGACAAAGGTAAGGGACTAAGGATCCCAAATATGACAAGAAAGGAATAAAAGTAAGTAGTATTGGATATAAGCGCAGGTGTGGAAAACACAATGATAAGAAAGGCTAGaatatgaattgttttaattgtgGTAAACATAGTCACTTTGCTCATGATTGTAGTAAGCCAGATACCCAAGAGCAACCAACCACATATCAAGGGATCGAAAAACCTTTgtgaaattttatcaaattttaaagagGAGTGTATACATATACATGGGGAATAATGCTTTCATTGATATGTTTGGGATTGGTATTTGCAAACTGGATTTATGGGGCGATCGCACATTTTATCTTCATGATGTACTCTACACTTCAGAAGTTCGATGATATCTTGTGTCTATTCTTGTTTCACTATAATTAggcttttatattatatttgttggTTGTggtgttgtgtgaaaatatgtctggataatattttttatggttttggtttttgtgtTAAATGGTGTTATGATGTTAAACAACGTTAATGTATCTATTAAGGATGAtgcttttatttatgttgttcaAAATTCCAACATtactaataataatgatatCATAACTTGACATGCtagattaaaaaacattaagtaAGACCGATTACGTTGATTGGTAGGAGTTGGTCTTTTAGGATCACTTACCAAACAAGAATTGCCCATTTGTAACTATTGTCTTGCGGAAAAAGCAACTGAATTACCACTTCgcaaagctaaaaaaaccaGTAGTCCATTACAGCTTGTTCATCAGATATTTATGGCCCAATGAATGTGAGGGCAAGACATGGTGcgaattattttatcatatttataaataatttcacACGATTTGGTTGTGTTTATTTGATCTCAAACAAGTCTGAAGTATTAGATTGCTTCATTCGATAGAAAGAAATAACAAGACCCTATTTAACATGGTTAGGTCAATGATGACGTATGCTAACTTACCAATTTTCTTTTAGGAAGATGCATTGTTAGCTGCTGCCTATAGAATAACGACAAACTTAATATATGTTATTTGCATCAATAGGGGTGTGCAACTTATATCCACAATAATTCTCATAAATATAGGAAACTTTGTCCTAGGGGAAAGATATTTTGAACATTCCaaagaatttatatttattggtgAAAAAACTGATGGAAAAGTGACGGAGATTGAATCGTATGATGTTGTattcttagaaaataaattttcaacgaTAGGTGAGGTTAATAAAGATTTTCAattacatgaaataaaaaatctaaactatGGCACAATAAGCCATTCAATAGAAGGCTAAAGGAAACTCTTAATCCTCAAGAAAATATAGTAAGATCATGAGCAATCTCAACCTTGTAGAAGCATTTGTAAACCAATTTCTCATTGTCGATTTGAGGTTGAGAGGGAAGTGTTCATGATTGCTTCACAAGATGATGAAGAGCCTAAAACATTTAGTCATGCTCTATTTGGTCCTAAAGCAAGAGAATTGATTAAAGTTATGGAAGAAGAAATAGAGTTGATGAAAACTAATCAAGTCTGAGATTTAATCGATTTACCATCAGGACGAAGATTcaatagaaataaataagttcttaaaattaaacataagacGGATAGTTCATTATAACACTTTAAGGCTCGACTAGTAGCGAAAGGTTACATTAAAAAAGAACGAATTGATTATGAAGATACATTCTCACCAATTATGAGGATTACTTCAGTTCGCCTCATTTTAGTTATAGTCGCATATATGGACTTAGAGTTATACCAAATGGGTGTTAGAACTACATTTCTCAATAGATAACTAAATGAGGATATATATATGGATCGACCTTTAGGATTTAAGACTAAAGGACATAAGCGCAAAATTTTCAAGCTTAAAAAATCCATACATGGTCTTAAGCAAGCTTCTAGATAATTGAACATCAAGTTTCATCGAGCTATCCTTAATGATGGTTTTACAATGATGGAAGAAGACCATTGCATGTATTTAAAATGttctaaaaatagttttataatattgtcTTTGTATGTTGACGACATCTTAATAGCTggaaataacaaagaaataatTGATACTACTAAAAGGTGgttatcattatattttgaaataaaaaacatgtgtgAGGCCAACTATGTTCTTGGTGTGAAAATCATAAAAGATCACGCTAAAAGACTTTTGGATTTAACTCTAAAGACTTACATCAAATGGACACCCCTGTTGATAAAAACTTAAGCTTAAGGCATAATATGTGTCCCAAAACtccagaaaaaaagagaaaatatccaAAGTACCCTATGTCAGTGTCATCGGTAGTTTGATATATGTAACACGTCTTAATATATGTTATGTCGTTTAATTGGTTAGCCGATATCAATTAAACTCTGATCAGAAACACTAAATAACAGTAAAAAGAAACATACGAAAGCTTACAATGATTGAATAATGAATAAATGCCATTAGTATATCAtgttattcattatttattttatgaaatatattgtgagtatcatataatataatttattaaagtaTGTTGATATACTTAAATTGGCTCACTCACACGAGCAATTACCTTTAGCACTTGTAAGGTGAGTAGAGATGAGACTATTTGAGTTTTAATGCTTAATAAGCGACTTGGGTGCAATAGGAGCAATTTTAATTCAAAGTTGTTATTAAAAAGTCACCTTGATTGGGACCACGATGAGGTTCTTAAATAAAAGAATCGATATAAATGAATTCTCATCATTCATGTGTCTATTATGATTGAAGCTAAGTATTAAATTATTCATCTGCCACTAATGACAATgagcaaataaaaatttctaattTGAAGTCTATATTGTTTAACGACAAGACTAAGACTCATATGATGTATAACAAAAAGAGCAATAACATACACTTTTTatcttcaaaaaagaaaagagtaagcTATGTTATAGCATGTATTTCATACTACAAGTGTTAATGACCATTACAAGAATAAAGAATGGATCCTTGCTTCTTTATTATATGAGCCTTGGAGATCAtatctaaaatttcaaaatcttaCCCTTTTGTGACTTTTGATTGTATCAAGAGGTGATGTATAAATGATCGCTATTTTAGGAGTATATCCTATGGTCAAAGAATGATTCGACTTAAAGAAATACTATTAGGAAAACAAGTTAATTCAAACCTAATTGATATAAGTGCgaaagaaaatgtaattttaGCTCTACACCTGTTACTTGTATTCACCAAACGAGATCATATCACTTGAATAACTTTGATATAATTTAGAATACTTATAATTGTAATGATAGATTGAGTATGAAATTCTCGAGTGATTGAATTATATTCAGTCATgtgtaactaaaaatatttgggGTATATTAGTACACTTTAATGAATGATTAATTATGAGGTTGATGTCTCCTATGAGACTCGTATTAGGTTTATATATTGGAGCTCATTTCATTATGTGCTTCGGGTTGCACAATTTGTTCGTCAAGTATGAAATTCTTGTACAAGTTTGAAATATAATGTATTAGATAGATTTAGTCTTCCTTGGTGTGAGTGTGAGATGTTGTTATTGGGTTAGGTATGGTCCGTCTATGAGGGATGGGCCTGGTCTAAGTATTTAAAGGAGTTATTAAAGGAAGTAATCAGTCTCTTTGGTTGTATATATAGGGACATAACTCATATGAAAAGTAGTTTTATTCATTATTGAAAggatatagttttttctttattttctcccATCTTGGACTCTCTGCATTAACTTGACAAGATGTACAAATATGTTCGTATTGTGAAATATCTCTCCGGTTctagtaatcaaaataacattgaaGCAATCCAGGGATAAGAAAGTGAATTCTCACATCACAAGTAAGTTTTCCTTTATATCTACATTGGCGACAACACCTTCTTTTCTTCCTTGTCTATTAGGCTAGACTCTCTCATTTCCTCTTCACCTAAATTctcctctattttttaattggtcttCAATTTGTGAAATGAGTTTTTCAAATTTCCACGAAatgagtttttcaatttcaaacaacATTTTCATGCGTTTGAGGAAAATCTTACATGCCACTAGGCATGCCTTCATTTTTTCTCCACTTGTATATgcaaaatagattttaattctCAGTAGTATATTTGATAGATATAGACaaagaaaattgaattaatCGAGGGAAAATGGGATCTTGAATTCGAGAGAGGAATATAACATATGAGGCATGATGAATTGAGATGTCATATGGAATACCAAGTGACATTACAGCTTGGGTAGATTcatctttttggtttaaatttaaaaattgtgtTGATGTATGAtgtaaactataatttataaagaaacagtggtagagtaaaaaaaaagtaatcctccaattaattaaaattttttttaaaagggtgaTGCTTTTAACATATACTATCTTAGAAGACACTATTGgttgtaatgattttttttgtttttgcctctagttttctttaattactattttattatttaatattcaatttatTAGAGAATGatcttcatgatttgttgcAGTTTATTTTATACgtggttatcttagtctcatgacctGTTTTGtgggtttaacaagttaacctggttgactcgttttttttcttttttttcaatttttctttaaacattAGGTTGATCAGGGAttaaattttgtgattttttttgctttatattaGGTCGTCTCGGTCTTGTAACTAGGATTATGTTGCTGGTTAACATGGGTTGAGTTTGATCATTTCATTgtgtctttttttagtttttttttttaactttatccaTCAATAATTAGTTAGTTGCGAATtgtgctttataatttgtttcaacctGCTTTATACAAGGTTATCCTAGTCTCATGATTCAAGTTACGGATTTGATAAGATAACCTGAATTGatttgggttattttttcaatttattttctataaggttatcacaATCCCATGGATCATGAGTTTAACGAGTTAATCCAAGTTTATATGAGttgtttttgtgttcttttcttcattatttttttttaattttatctctcaacACTGGGTTAATCAAGAACCAAGCTccaaatttgtttcaatttattttttatgatgttattatagtctcatgacTTAAGTTATGGATTTTACAAATTGACTCGGGTTGtttcttgtcattttttaattgattttttttcaatttcattcataaatatggagttgaatgagaattgaactttataatttgttttgcatatactttatatgaggttattatTACCTCATGATTTGAATCGTGAATTTAGtaaattaactcgagttaattaaatatattattattttaatattaaaaaaataatgataatatattgattttttttgtcaaactatatttttattgttcaatttatatttaaatcatcaagtcaattaaattacattacatCAATTGTTacatactttaatttttatttttattaaaaaatatactaaaaatgtttgaatatttttttacgtATAGAAGTTTTTTGATCTTGATCCACCGTGTAATACGGGTGAATCTAtgaaaaaatctgaattttagTCAAAGTCCGTCTGGTCCGTGCAGATGAGCGAAAAATGGTCGTTCACGGGCTCACGAACTAATTTATGGCCCAAAATATCATCTAGACCCGAATAAAAACGAGGGCGGGTCATCCAGGCCCAAATCACCACTAACGCAAGCGAATCGATAAAATAAACTCAGAACATCGTGTTTGATCGAAGCCAACCATCGCTCCCAAAATGGCGACAGACGTCGAATCACCATCACCGCAGGAGAAGCCTAGCACCCAGCGgccaccacctccaccaccaccagcagAAACTTATTTGACTTCGATAATAAAATCGAAGCCAGTAGAAGAAACAGCGCCATGGATCGATAACGCAATGCAACAAGCTCTTATTTACCATAAAAACATCCAAGACTCCCTTGACACTGCCATAGAAGCTTCAAAATCTCGCTTTTCTGAAATCACCTCGACTTCTCAAGCTCATTTCAGCCAAACGATTGTAAGCTCATTATTTCATTCATAAAATTTGCACTCATAAATGTACATTATATATACACGCATTTTTTTACTTGACTGTGAATTAATCGTATGATTCTTTGCAACATGTTAAGTCAGAGATTGGTGTTTATGAGGGTAAATTATTTGGCAAGGTTAAAGGTATAAAAGAATTCACCGTTAACGTTGTAATTGGAGTTcaggatttttatttattttttgaggttttaaagtttggtgaattttttttttggtagaggAGATTAATGTTGCAGCTTCGCATCCGTTGATTACGAGCGCTGTTGCTGTTGGATTGGGACTTGTGGCTCTTAAAAGTATGATCCTCAAGTTATTTGCTCAATGAATCAGAGCTtacctttttttgttattttatgagATATCTGCCATATAATGCAACGAGTTGTTAATTTGTTGTGTAAGGAGCTGGAACAAAGCTGGCTAAGATTGAATGTGAAATGTACTGAAACTTTGAAGTTAGATAATGTTTCCGATTTGTAATTTAGTGTCAAAGAATGATTAGGTTCAAGAACATATAAGAAGCAGTCTGTTTTTTTCTCTGATTGTCTCCGAAACTTGTTGGTTCTCTCACTCTGATGCTTATTGCTACAATTCATGCCATGCAGGACCAAGACAAATTTTGTATTACAAGACCTTGCGTCTTTTTACGAGTGAAGAGGTGAGCACAAGACTTCcctgccttttgttttcttttttctgtcccTGTAAGAGGCATGTAACAAAAAAGGCAACCAATTAGGCTCTAAATAGCCTAATTAACTCCCATCGTGCTCCTCCAATAACAACTTCTTTGTTTAGTAACCTGTTGTAATGGGGTTTCTCCGCACCCCTTCACTGGCAGATGGCAAACCTGCTAAGGCGAGGACTTACACTCCAAAGGTTGCTAAGATGGTCACGAGTCATCTGGATCTCAGCTCCTCCATTGTGAACTTGTAACTCTTGAACATGTACATGCACACTTGTATAGGATATGTGACAGTAGGATATGTAAGGCTCCATGTAAAGGATACTAGGCTTGAGTAGACATCTCCCTGCAAATGTAACTAAAACTACCAATGTTTGCATTATGTTAACCATTAATGCTATGCTACAAAATGGAGTTCACTGCATCTTAcacaatgtttttcaaattcccTTATTGATGATGGGACATTAGTTTGGGTGACTTTATCACTCTAGTCAATATTTCTTTACTGATTACTATTCTGATATACTTTTGATCCAATAATTCAACTTGCTATCCGTTATGTTTACAACTCTACAAGTGCAGAAGCACCATCCTAATGTGTAAGCAGTTGTGGTGAGTGCAGCAAACATGTCTGTACTGAACAGAACTTTACTTGCAACCCTATTTCTTGCCGCAGGCCTTGCTTTCCCAAGCTGATGCTAAAGTAAAGGAATTGCAACAGTCGATTAGCCTCCTGAAGGCTGAAAGTGAGAATTTGAAGGTAATCTTTCCCTCACCTTTCAATTTTTCATGATATGTTATTAATTTTGTGTTCaaagtgcctttttttttttccttttaatcttTTTGGTTCCATCGTGTCTGAACTCTAAAAGCAGATAGCTGTTTCCTGTGAGATTTTTCCTTAGTTCAAAAATATCTCCCTCTCaacattcttttcattttaatttttaagaacaaCCAATGGATGGTGACATCAACTATGCACTCGGACATTTATTTATGGCTATTCATGGAAGTGAGGGCTCCACTTATGAACTATAATTACATTTAATGGAGAAAATGGAATTTACATTCCATCGCATCATGAATTTTTGATGCATTGTATGCCTCAGTGAAAATTTGACAGGAGCCAAATATACTGATTTTTATCTGTTGCAACCTCCCCATTTCAATAAGAAAAGACGAACGAAGAACACATTTTGACAGAAAAACAAACTGCTGAAGAAGTTTTATATACCAACAGAGCTCTGTCATTAATCTGTATGGAAGATGTCATTATACCAAATACATGTGCATACATTAAGATAATGCATTAGTATTTGCAATCACGTCAAAATATCAGCAGGAATGGAAAGATGCTCCATCTCAACAGCGTTCTTGCAATATAAACAGATTTGAGGGAAATTCTTTGCCCTACCAGGAGGGATGGAAGACAAGATTGCTCCTGATAGGGCTTGGTGTTGGGAATGGGCTCTGATGGGATACAGTACATAGGGGAAAATTAACGTGGTCTCTCTTTGGGGGTGCTAGTTGACAATTGAACTCTTAagaattaattagttattaGATTTATGTTGGTGAGGAATTCCAGTCTTTGCCCTGTACCTGCTGGGGACATAGTATAGGATGAGGATGGGAAAAGAGTTGAGAATAGGGGTGGGGATTCCTCATCTCAATCTGTCTGCTGCTATTCTTAGCtatcctcttcaactagtatcCCGTGACATACAGTTACTGATTTTCAGAGGAGGGCATCGTTAGCTGAAGAAGAATTGATTAGGGGAAGGACGAAGCTCAGGTTTGTGATTTCAGTGAAAGGGTTTCTGATGTTCACTTTTGAAAAGCATGGAAGGGAAATTTTCCATCTGGCTGATCTATCCTGTGGAAACTTTGTTCTTTATTGTTACAGGCATGCAGGGAAGCAGATCCAAGGTGTAATTTGCTCAGCTTACAAGATTGAAAGACAAGCTACCGGTATGTAAATGCCACAGCCCCCTTAGTGTTGTCATTAAGCAAAAAAGTTGGACGGATAAAACATTTGTTAATTCAAATATGCTTTGTTGCATCAGGTTTGAGGGATATTCTTGGGGAGTTGCCTAGAGCAGATGCATCTAGATTTCAGTCACAAGTAAGTATTTCAGATAATAACCCTAGACATGCTTtccacatgtatatatatatactctatcaAGATTTGAAAAGGGTATACAAAACTCATGCTTGGTGTTCTGTTATTGCTGCTATGGGAAAAAGAGCCTTTCATAGAGGTCTTCTTGTTGCTGTTGGCTCGCATACATAATAGGGGAGGGGGTTGCGTGTTTGTAATTTATCATGGTTTATATcttaatttgattgaaaaagaaaacaatcttgcTGAACTCATATTCTTATACTCTGCAGTGAAGTTAAAATGCACGAAAAATCTGTTAGGTATGCATTTGCACATAAATATGTTATAACATCATGGGATAAGTGACGGTGCATTTATGTGCAAATGCATTACCCTAAGTTTCCCGTCTATACAGATTTTTCTTACATATCGCTCCATTGCAGTACCGCTAAAAGGCAAGATTTTAGAATTCCAGGTAAAACCTATTTGGGCCTTAAGGAATAGATCTAATTTAAATACTCTAATAGAATAAATGCCATCCTGAAAACAAACTACTAAAATGTAAACGTTGGTTTTGTTTTGACTCCAGCAGTTGTTAAATCCTACCCTATACTTTTATGGAATGACTAATTAGTAATTACCCTTCATTTtaactaactttttttttttaatatcaacttgCAATCTTTAACTACAGTTAAGATTTTATTCATATCAATTCTAAATGTATAGGCCCAACAAAAAATTAGTAATATGCGTAGTTTAGTAAATGATATTTAATGTGATGTTTTAATTAGTcaagttatttttgaaaattattataatagatTTTAATTTACAAGTACATAAATAGTTTAAagctcataaaaaatatataaaatcatgctcatcataaaaacatttgatttacattttttttaatataattttgtattaagatagcattttttttttattcaacaacaCTATAGCTTCTCAAGCTGGTATAAATAAAACTGCAAGTTGATTTGGCttacacttttcttttcttttcctttttatttatttatttttaaatctaagctattaaatttgtttttaatggatGATCTGATCGGCTTGCAGGTTTCCAGCTTAGCTTCCGAGGCAAAGCAAGAAAGGAATGCTTTGTCCAAGATGATCACAAAAATCAGTAACTATAGAATCTCAGTTTGAGAATGCTATTTGCTCGCTGTCTATGTTTGCAATGTATTGGAATTTTAACATCACAATTCACAATCACGTATCTTCCATGCAAGATATGGCATCACTTCTTGAgatttttgagttttgattctGCTTTTTGTTAGAAGCAAAAGCACTGTCGATGGCACATCTTTCATCGGCCGGGAATTATTTCAGTATATACATTGGATGAATACAGACGTGAAAGAATTCCATTGCGAATGGATAGACTACAGGAGTACAGCGTAGTCTGTCTTTCCCAAATTGTATTTTAGCGTTCGTACCTGAACATTCCGGTGGATGTTTCAACTTGCTACTGGTCCAATAATATCAGGCGCGATGCTTCGGCAGGCTTCAATAGTTATGTTAGTGTATTTTGTAGTCTGAAAGCCCAGATctgttataaaaattatatttttatgtgggAGAAAAGTGTATAAAACATCTCAGACATGGTAGGTACGCACGCTTGTACTTTTGAATACCATGCGTGTGGAAGAGATCTGTCAGCAAGAtggttaaaaaagttttaatcaacctgccattttcatttttttttatattctcataaataaaatcatgtttttttttatataaaaaaatcatattacgGCATGATTGATGTTTCAAGCATGTAttaatatttctttgttttgagaCATGTTGttctttgtaatttatatttctgGCTGGAGAGCTTCTTGAGGTTGCCTATCCTAAAGGGCATGGGAAATTTGGAATTTCTGTCTTCCAGAATCAAAATATTTCTATCACGCTATTACTGTTATTGAAAAACATGTACAGGCATAAATGAGATGCAGTTGTTGTTAATTAACTCATGCAAGCATATTTCCCTTCTACCCTATGACAACCACCCTCTCTCAAAACAGGTTTCCTACTCTAACGTAAGACGCATGCTGGTTTTGGTCTATTTTGACGTTCATATACTAGCTGAGATGTTATAGACACCCTAAGATATAACGCGTTttagaaatgtttttaa is a window encoding:
- the LOC133681760 gene encoding uncharacterized protein LOC133681760 isoform X3; the encoded protein is MATDVESPSPQEKPSTQRPPPPPPPAETYLTSIIKSKPVEETAPWIDNAMQQALIYHKNIQDSLDTAIEASKSRFSEITSTSQAHFSQTISEIGVYEGKLFGKVKEEINVAASHPLITSAVAVGLGLVALKRPRQILYYKTLRLFTSEEALLSQADAKVKELQQSISLLKAESENLKRRASLAEEELIRGRTKLRHAGKQIQGVICSAYKIERQATGLRDILGELPRADASRFQSQ
- the LOC133681760 gene encoding uncharacterized protein LOC133681760 isoform X2 produces the protein MATDVESPSPQEKPSTQRPPPPPPPAETYLTSIIKSKPVEETAPWIDNAMQQALIYHKNIQDSLDTAIEASKSRFSEITSTSQAHFSQTISEIGVYEGKLFGKVKEEINVAASHPLITSAVAVGLGLVALKRPRQILYYKTLRLFTSEEALLSQADAKVKELQQSISLLKAESENLKRRASLAEEELIRGRTKLRHAGKQIQGVICSAYKIERQATGLRDILGELPRADASRFQSQVSSLASEAKQERNALSKMITKISNYRISV
- the LOC133681760 gene encoding uncharacterized protein LOC133681760 isoform X1, with protein sequence MATDVESPSPQEKPSTQRPPPPPPPAETYLTSIIKSKPVEETAPWIDNAMQQALIYHKNIQDSLDTAIEASKSRFSEITSTSQAHFSQTISEIGVYEGKLFGKVKEEINVAASHPLITSAVAVGLGLVALKRPRQILYYKTLRLFTSEEALLSQADAKVKELQQSISLLKAESENLKRRASLAEEELIRGRTKLRHAGKQIQGVICSAYKIERQATGLRDILGELPRADASRFQSQIFLTYRSIAVPLKGKILEFQVSSLASEAKQERNALSKMITKISNYRISV